GTAGAGGAAGTGGGTGTTGGAGGCCTGGCCGGGAGGTGCGCGCATGTTGGCCTTCTTGGTCTCGATGACGTGTCTGGACAGGGCGCCGCGAATGCCGGGAGCATCGAGGGTGGCAGTGCGGATGGCCGAGTTGAAGCGGTTGAAGAGGCGCGGGACGGAGATGAAACCGGTAGGCTGGAGGATCttcatgtcgtcgacgaggccgaggatgtCGCCGCGGAAGAAGCCGATCGAGGCACCCTCCGAGATGGCGACCTGGTCAATCAGGCGGCCGTAGATGTGAGCGAGGGGCAGGTAGGAGATGTGGACGTCGTTGTGAGTGACGTTGCCGCCCATGCGGGCGGAGGCGTTGGCGGAGACGGCATTGCCGTGGGTGAGGACGACACCCTTGGGGGGGCCGGTGGTTCCAGAGGTGTAGTTGATGGTGGAGATGTCGTcccagccggccgggcgCAGAGGGCGGCCAGACTTGGCGCCAatctcctcgacctccttcaGGGAGTAGATTTTGATGCCGTGCTGGGCGGCAAGCTGGTTCAGGACGGCGCCCTTGGagtggccgtcgagctcgccatTGTCGAGAGGGTCCATGGATACGATGACCTTGACCTGCGGCAGACGGGGAGCGAGCTTTAGGAGGGTGGGAATGTGCGGCAGCGAGCAgacgatggaggcgagctcggcgtggTTGATGATGTACTCGGTGGCGTCGGGGCCCAGCGTCTCGTACAAGGAGACGGTGTAGAGAGACTGGGAGGCCAGGGCGAGATCTGTGGCGACGGCAGGTTAGTGGTGCAAAGCAAAtgcgagcgcggcgcagaGGGGATCTTGCCTGTGATCTGCCACTCGGTGCGGTTCTGCGACCAGAGACCGACGCCGTACTTGTCGCCGGTGATGCCAGCGAGCTTGTTGACCTCGACGAGACCGGCGCCAAGGTTCGTACGGCGCTCCGCGACCTCGGCATACGAGATCCACTCATACTTGTCGGACCAGGTCTTCGTGACGGGGTTCCAGGTTCGCTGGCCAAAGCATCGCTTGCTGGGGCGCTTGCTGAGGGCGCTCTCGAACAGGTCATGTACGGAGCGGATGTTGGCATCGAACGAAGTCAGGAGAGGCCTGTCGCGGAAGCGGAAGTGCCTGTAGACGGCGCTGCGGCCAGGCCGCTCCGACCCGGGGACGGGGACACCGTACGGGGAGCCGGGAGCGGGGGGCTGGCCgaggtccttggcctcggcgggggTGAGGGCGGAAGACATTGCGTTTCAGTCGAGGACCCGGAGGGGGATAGAAGAGGCGCGAGGTTGCACAGGTGGCAGAGAcgtgacgggcgacgacgtagGGATCACGATTGACCGAGTCGACGAGGTGGCTTCGACGATACTGCTTGTCGCGGAGCTGAATGCAGGTGACCCAAGACGAGGTTGCGCGAGTCCGACAAGAAGGTCGAGGAACGCTAGAGGATAGTTTGCGCTTGGaggaaggagaagggggaggaaagggggggtaGGGACGGAGACCAGGCgaaagaggaggaggaggaggagcagcagcgggagaGCGGAAAGACAGGAGGCGTCTTGGAGAAGCGATCCGCTAGGAGTATATGCTGAATTGGGATACTGAGGCCGACTTctgggggcggcgagcgctggCGCCGCTTGGGGAATTCTATGAATCCGTCATGAGGACGGGCAAGAATGGCCGAGGCACCGGGGGCCTCGGCTGCCCCAGATTTCCTGGCGCACGCGGCGACTCCACGGGCTGCTGGCCTGAGGGGATGCGGGTCGCTAAGGAGAAGCctgggtgggcgggcagcgaaGCTGGAGCCCCGCCTGGCCTTGCAGGCG
The genomic region above belongs to Purpureocillium takamizusanense chromosome 5, complete sequence and contains:
- the FAA2 gene encoding Long-chain-fatty-acid--CoA ligase (EggNog:ENOG503NUAR~COG:I) codes for the protein MSSALTPAEAKDLGQPPAPGSPYGVPVPGSERPGRSAVYRHFRFRDRPLLTSFDANIRSVHDLFESALSKRPSKRCFGQRTWNPVTKTWSDKYEWISYAEVAERRTNLGAGLVEVNKLAGITGDKYGVGLWSQNRTEWQITDLALASQSLYTVSLYETLGPDATEYIINHAELASIVCSLPHIPTLLKLAPRLPQVKVIVSMDPLDNGELDGHSKGAVLNQLAAQHGIKIYSLKEVEEIGAKSGRPLRPAGWDDISTINYTSGTTGPPKGVVLTHGNAVSANASARMGGNVTHNDVHISYLPLAHIYGRLIDQVAISEGASIGFFRGDILGLVDDMKILQPTGFISVPRLFNRFNSAIRTATLDAPGIRGALSRHVIETKKANMRAPPGQASNTHFLYDRIWTPKVKAAVGLTKAHAMISGSAQLDPDVHEFLRAAFANNFAQGWGMTETYATGSLQMNGDFTLGNVGGPMAAFELCLESVPDYDYSVDDKPNPRGELLVRGNAMFKEYYKNPEETEKTLESDGWFHTGDICEVDKLGRFKIIDRKKNVLKLSQGEYISPERIENVYTGSTSLVAMAYVHGDPKESSLVAIFGIDPENFPPFASKVLKREVPAGDAAAVKQAASDPKVRKAFLKVLDDIGRSHKFNSFEKVRNVHLDIEPFTIENELLTPTLKLKRPQTAKVFRAQIDQMYDEIKAETPASAAKL